One genomic window of Halorubrum hochsteinianum includes the following:
- a CDS encoding (Fe-S)-binding protein — MTPLQAATRETFWTVGPVGKAAFYWLAAVAVLVFLYGVYARFAAYARGSADPRDRLSNLPGRAVAATKTVLSNENQFDGDLYAGVMHTFVLWGFLVLLVATTILGIDIDLYRPLTGESFWVGDFYLAYQFAVDAFGLLFVVGVGMAGYRRYRSREGRLWGKHTSLEDDAFLWTLFLLGVGGFLVEGVSMVGQPGRATETVSFVGMALATGLQAAGLTAAGAEAVYGVLWWSHSLLAFAFVAWIPYAKPFHMISSFANVVVRDEKAGARLPNVPADLDHTNAESLEDFTWKELLDGDACTKCGRCTDACPADTVGRNLDPRNVILDLKAYRESVSDDPVAGAGGGNGPIATDGGVASADGGTVPIVADEGGVIDAESMESCMSCMACMDACPVDIEHLTSFTKMNRQLVDEGAVDSNLQDVFQDVMGKGNTFGESQSARGDWADELDDSVDVPDAREESVEYLWYVGDYPSFDDRNKKVARALARLFDEADVSFGILFDDEKTDGNDIRRIGEEFLYLELAGHHVETFADCEFENIVCTDPHSYNTIKNEYPEVDFAEFADDPMMPFDREEPWNPDGEVDVFHWTQVVEGLVDDGRLDLSGDELDYTVTYHDPCHLGRYNDEYEAPRELIRATGAELYEMPRSRDDSFCCGGGGGGLWTEHDEAVKPSEERLREAVEDTDAGAAIEKFVVACPMCTTMFEDGRKTGDFEDDVEIVDVAELLIEAVEA, encoded by the coding sequence ATGACTCCCCTACAGGCGGCCACCCGCGAGACCTTCTGGACGGTCGGTCCGGTCGGGAAGGCCGCGTTCTACTGGCTCGCCGCGGTCGCGGTCCTGGTGTTCCTCTACGGCGTCTACGCGCGCTTTGCCGCGTACGCCCGCGGGAGCGCGGACCCGCGCGATCGGCTCTCGAACCTCCCCGGTCGGGCCGTCGCCGCGACGAAGACGGTCCTCTCGAACGAGAACCAGTTCGACGGGGACCTGTACGCCGGCGTGATGCACACGTTCGTCCTCTGGGGCTTCCTCGTCTTGCTCGTCGCGACGACCATCCTCGGGATCGACATCGACCTCTACCGCCCGCTCACGGGCGAGTCGTTCTGGGTCGGCGACTTCTATCTGGCCTACCAGTTCGCCGTCGACGCGTTCGGCCTGCTGTTCGTCGTCGGCGTCGGCATGGCCGGCTACCGGCGCTACCGGAGCCGCGAGGGGCGGCTCTGGGGCAAACACACCTCGCTGGAGGACGACGCGTTCCTCTGGACCCTGTTCCTGCTCGGCGTCGGCGGCTTCCTCGTCGAGGGCGTGAGCATGGTCGGCCAGCCGGGGCGGGCGACCGAGACGGTGAGCTTCGTCGGGATGGCGCTCGCCACCGGGCTGCAGGCGGCGGGGCTCACGGCGGCGGGCGCGGAGGCCGTCTACGGCGTCCTCTGGTGGAGCCACTCGCTGCTGGCGTTCGCGTTCGTCGCGTGGATCCCGTACGCGAAGCCGTTCCACATGATCTCCTCGTTCGCCAACGTCGTCGTCCGCGACGAGAAGGCGGGCGCGCGGCTCCCGAACGTCCCCGCGGACCTCGATCACACCAACGCGGAGTCGCTGGAGGACTTCACGTGGAAGGAGCTGCTCGACGGCGACGCCTGTACGAAGTGCGGCCGCTGTACCGACGCCTGCCCCGCCGACACGGTCGGCCGCAACCTCGACCCGCGGAACGTCATCCTCGACCTGAAGGCGTACCGCGAGTCCGTCAGCGACGATCCGGTGGCCGGAGCGGGCGGTGGGAACGGCCCGATCGCGACCGACGGCGGGGTCGCGAGCGCAGATGGCGGAACCGTCCCCATCGTCGCCGACGAGGGCGGCGTGATCGACGCCGAGTCGATGGAGTCGTGTATGTCCTGTATGGCGTGTATGGACGCCTGCCCGGTCGACATCGAACACCTCACCTCCTTCACGAAGATGAACCGCCAGCTCGTCGACGAGGGGGCGGTCGACTCGAACCTCCAGGACGTGTTTCAGGACGTGATGGGGAAGGGGAACACCTTCGGCGAGTCGCAGTCGGCTCGGGGCGACTGGGCGGACGAGCTGGACGACTCCGTCGACGTGCCCGACGCCCGCGAGGAGTCGGTCGAGTACCTCTGGTACGTCGGCGACTACCCGAGCTTCGACGACCGAAACAAGAAGGTCGCCCGCGCGCTCGCCCGACTGTTCGACGAGGCGGACGTGTCCTTCGGCATCCTGTTCGACGACGAGAAGACGGACGGCAACGACATCCGCCGGATCGGCGAGGAGTTCCTCTACCTCGAACTCGCCGGGCACCACGTCGAGACCTTCGCGGACTGCGAGTTCGAGAATATCGTCTGTACCGACCCGCACTCGTACAACACGATCAAAAACGAGTACCCCGAGGTCGACTTCGCGGAGTTCGCCGACGACCCGATGATGCCGTTCGACCGCGAGGAGCCGTGGAACCCGGACGGAGAGGTCGACGTGTTCCACTGGACGCAGGTCGTCGAGGGGCTCGTCGACGACGGCCGGCTCGACCTGTCGGGCGACGAGCTCGACTACACCGTCACCTACCACGACCCCTGTCACCTCGGCCGGTACAACGACGAGTACGAGGCCCCCCGCGAGCTGATCCGCGCGACGGGCGCGGAGCTGTACGAAATGCCGCGCTCGCGCGACGACTCGTTCTGCTGCGGCGGGGGCGGCGGCGGGCTCTGGACCGAACACGACGAGGCGGTGAAACCGAGCGAGGAACGGCTCCGCGAGGCGGTCGAGGACACCGACGCGGGCGCGGCGATAGAGAAGTTCGTCGTCGCCTGCCCGATGTGTACGACGATGTTCGAGGACGGTCGCAAGACCGGAGACTTCGAGGACGACGTGGAGATCGTCGACGTGGCGGAGCTGCTGATCGAGGCCGTCGAGGCGTAA
- a CDS encoding energy-coupling factor transporter transmembrane component T family protein, which produces MTLSYVPDDAFAHRLDPRSKLLVQVAFAVVAYAYTAPRGLAVLTLVAAGCLALAGGGPRDLWAYRFALPFLLVAPLVAGATPGDPWFDLGDAAATGLASYRVLLILVVAAAYVRSTPVRESRAAVQRTVPGKPGQFLGVGVALVFRFLPLLKRDLLSAREAMRARGGGERPLRDRMRIVAVAGINRAFGRADRLGTALVARCFAWNPTLPRLAFRRVDAPALALAAALLAAALLRVA; this is translated from the coding sequence GTGACCCTCTCGTACGTCCCCGACGACGCGTTCGCGCACCGGCTCGACCCCCGGTCGAAGCTCCTCGTTCAGGTCGCCTTCGCGGTCGTCGCGTACGCGTACACCGCCCCTCGCGGACTCGCCGTCCTCACGCTCGTGGCGGCCGGCTGCCTCGCGCTCGCCGGGGGCGGGCCGCGGGACCTCTGGGCGTATCGGTTCGCGCTCCCCTTCCTGCTCGTCGCGCCCCTCGTCGCGGGCGCGACCCCCGGCGACCCGTGGTTCGACCTCGGCGACGCGGCCGCGACCGGGCTGGCGAGCTACCGCGTCCTGCTGATACTCGTCGTCGCGGCCGCGTACGTCCGCTCGACGCCGGTCCGGGAGTCGCGCGCGGCGGTCCAGCGGACGGTCCCGGGAAAGCCGGGGCAGTTCCTCGGGGTCGGCGTCGCCCTCGTGTTCCGGTTCCTGCCCCTGCTGAAGCGAGACCTGCTGTCCGCGCGCGAGGCGATGCGGGCCCGCGGCGGCGGCGAGCGACCGCTCCGCGACCGGATGCGGATCGTCGCCGTCGCGGGGATAAACCGGGCGTTCGGGCGCGCCGACCGCCTCGGAACGGCGCTCGTCGCCCGGTGTTTCGCGTGGAACCCGACGCTCCCGCGGCTGGCGTTCCGCCGCGTCGACGCCCCGGCGCTCGCGCTCGCGGCCGCCCTGCTCGCGGCCGCGCTCCTGCGGGTCGCGTGA
- a CDS encoding energy-coupling factor ABC transporter ATP-binding protein, with amino-acid sequence MIDVDGLTVRYGGGGPGAEGDPDSGVVAVDDVSLSLPDGEFVAIAGANGSGKTTLVRTFNGLVDPDEGAVAVNGTPVADDALAARTAVGMVFQDPRDQIVSATVGGDVAFGPENLGLDRAEIDRRVDAALDAVNMRGRGDDRIASLSGGERERVAIAGALAMEPDHLVLDEPFTGLDEPARRSVVARLRDLRADGVGVVVVTHDLRDVLALADRVVGLADGRVAVDAPPERAVADLPGLDVRVPAAFEAGQDPSPGRTEPP; translated from the coding sequence GTGATCGACGTCGACGGCCTCACCGTGCGGTACGGCGGCGGCGGCCCGGGTGCGGAGGGCGACCCCGACTCCGGCGTCGTCGCCGTCGACGACGTCTCGCTGTCGCTTCCCGACGGCGAGTTCGTCGCGATCGCGGGCGCGAACGGCTCCGGCAAGACGACGCTCGTGCGGACGTTCAACGGGCTCGTCGACCCCGACGAGGGCGCGGTCGCGGTCAACGGGACCCCGGTCGCGGACGACGCCCTCGCCGCCCGAACCGCGGTCGGCATGGTCTTTCAGGACCCCCGCGACCAGATCGTCTCAGCGACCGTCGGCGGCGACGTCGCGTTCGGGCCGGAGAACCTCGGACTCGACCGCGCCGAGATCGACCGCCGCGTCGACGCCGCGCTCGACGCCGTGAACATGCGAGGCCGCGGGGACGACCGGATCGCGTCGCTGTCGGGCGGCGAGCGCGAGCGCGTCGCGATCGCGGGCGCGCTGGCGATGGAGCCGGACCACCTCGTGCTCGACGAGCCGTTCACCGGACTCGACGAGCCCGCACGGCGGTCCGTCGTGGCTCGGCTCCGCGACCTCCGCGCCGACGGCGTCGGGGTCGTCGTCGTCACCCACGACCTGCGCGACGTGCTCGCGCTCGCGGACCGCGTCGTCGGCCTCGCCGACGGGCGGGTCGCCGTCGACGCGCCCCCAGAGCGCGCGGTCGCCGACCTCCCCGGCCTCGACGTGCGGGTGCCGGCCGCCTTCGAGGCGGGGCAGGACCCGTCGCCGGGACGGACGGAGCCGCCGTGA
- a CDS encoding biotin transporter BioY gives MATNTESVDLVGDEAATNLARAALFAALVGAFAYVSFPFPLSPAPVTLQVLGVFLAGIFLGPLWGGLALALYLLAGALGAPVFAGGSAGFAALVGDSAGYLWSYPIAAALVGGIVHRGLALRDLDAVRLPTLLAATVVGTLVIYALGVVGLVLSLDLALGEAVFQGAVVFLPAEAAKIAAAVGIVRSDAITAA, from the coding sequence ATGGCAACGAACACAGAGTCCGTCGACCTCGTCGGCGACGAGGCGGCGACGAACCTCGCGCGCGCCGCGCTGTTCGCGGCGCTCGTCGGGGCGTTCGCGTACGTATCGTTCCCGTTCCCGCTGTCTCCCGCGCCGGTGACGCTACAGGTGCTCGGCGTCTTCCTCGCCGGGATCTTCCTCGGCCCCTTGTGGGGCGGCCTCGCGCTCGCCCTCTACCTCCTCGCGGGCGCGCTCGGCGCGCCGGTGTTCGCCGGCGGCTCGGCCGGGTTCGCCGCGCTCGTCGGAGACAGCGCGGGCTACCTCTGGTCGTACCCGATCGCGGCCGCGCTCGTCGGCGGGATCGTCCACCGCGGCCTCGCGCTCCGGGACCTCGACGCCGTCCGCCTTCCGACGCTCCTCGCCGCGACGGTCGTCGGCACGCTCGTCATCTACGCGCTCGGCGTGGTCGGACTGGTCCTCTCGCTCGACCTCGCGCTCGGCGAGGCGGTCTTCCAGGGCGCGGTGGTGTTCCTGCCGGCGGAGGCCGCGAAGATCGCCGCCGCGGTCGGGATCGTCCGGTCCGACGCGATCACCGCGGCCTGA
- a CDS encoding ribbon-helix-helix domain-containing protein yields MPKISVEIPAELLADLDEHVGDDGKFVNRSDAVRASIRKNLDLLDEIDARHDRLDDDASATGSEATEDADE; encoded by the coding sequence ATGCCCAAGATAAGCGTCGAGATCCCGGCGGAGCTGCTCGCCGACCTCGACGAACACGTCGGCGACGACGGGAAGTTCGTGAACCGAAGCGACGCGGTGCGCGCGTCGATCCGCAAGAACCTCGACCTGCTCGACGAGATCGACGCCCGCCACGACCGGCTCGACGACGACGCGTCGGCGACGGGGAGCGAGGCGACGGAGGACGCCGATGAGTAG
- a CDS encoding queuosine precursor transporter has translation MSSRAGEASSPFRTDPLDRSAVAAVALITLFTVALATSQLTAAKVLALPLPFALPVVGPEITLPGAALAYALTFLASDCYAELYGRRATQVVVNVAFLANFLVLALVWSTLAAPGVDPEVSAAFQTALGPAANVVVGSLLAYVVSQNWDVFVFHAIRDRTGERMLWLRNLASTATSQALDTVIFVGVAFYAAPILLGVGSPLPGSVLLGLGIGQYLLKLAIAVLDTPVVYLVVGTVRNRTP, from the coding sequence ATGAGTAGCCGGGCCGGGGAGGCGAGCAGTCCCTTCCGGACCGACCCGCTGGACCGGTCGGCGGTCGCGGCGGTGGCGCTGATCACGCTGTTCACGGTGGCGCTGGCGACCTCGCAGCTCACCGCCGCGAAGGTGCTCGCCCTGCCGCTCCCGTTCGCGCTGCCGGTCGTCGGCCCGGAGATCACGCTGCCGGGGGCCGCGCTCGCGTACGCGCTGACCTTCCTCGCGTCGGACTGCTACGCGGAACTGTACGGGCGGCGCGCCACGCAGGTCGTCGTCAACGTGGCGTTCCTCGCGAACTTCCTCGTGCTGGCCCTGGTGTGGTCGACGCTCGCAGCTCCCGGGGTCGACCCCGAGGTGTCGGCCGCCTTCCAGACCGCGCTCGGCCCGGCGGCGAACGTCGTCGTCGGCAGCCTGCTGGCGTACGTCGTCAGCCAGAACTGGGACGTGTTCGTCTTCCACGCGATCCGCGACCGAACGGGCGAACGCATGCTGTGGCTCCGCAACCTCGCGTCGACGGCGACGAGTCAGGCGCTGGACACGGTGATCTTCGTCGGCGTCGCCTTCTACGCCGCCCCGATCCTGCTCGGCGTCGGGTCCCCGCTCCCCGGGAGCGTCCTCCTCGGGCTCGGTATCGGACAGTACCTCCTCAAGCTCGCGATCGCCGTGCTGGACACGCCGGTCGTCTACCTCGTCGTCGGAACGGTCCGGAACCGAACGCCGTAG
- a CDS encoding DUF5781 family protein has translation MDLRVQGDVPPDPFLGAADLFETEHSVESPVRVVVRDDPDERTWAGHYDDHHVLNVSRRAATSAMARELAIHELAHMARYEEGHPSHLQSTEEALYLGLSGEKVERRKLAHCYQIANHMKDIYADDITLSVAPADKLLGFLESTLAAAVADRPDVSRTGSPPVTAGADPEITAVNAAFALALVERHDIAGPDHRIYDLARAAGSDTDAVDVEAFKERFLDLGHDPSESDYRKALVAAARAYAV, from the coding sequence ATGGATCTTCGCGTACAGGGGGACGTTCCCCCCGACCCGTTCCTCGGTGCCGCGGACCTCTTCGAGACCGAGCACTCCGTCGAATCGCCGGTCCGCGTCGTGGTCCGCGACGACCCCGACGAGCGGACCTGGGCCGGTCACTACGACGACCACCACGTCCTGAACGTCTCGCGGCGAGCCGCCACGAGCGCGATGGCGCGCGAACTGGCGATCCACGAGCTCGCGCACATGGCCCGCTACGAGGAGGGCCACCCCTCGCACCTCCAGTCGACCGAGGAGGCGCTGTACCTCGGGCTCTCCGGGGAGAAAGTCGAGCGCCGCAAGCTCGCGCACTGTTACCAGATCGCGAACCACATGAAAGACATCTACGCCGACGACATCACGCTCTCGGTCGCGCCCGCCGACAAGCTCCTCGGGTTCCTCGAATCGACGCTGGCGGCCGCCGTCGCGGACCGGCCCGACGTGTCGCGCACCGGCTCGCCGCCGGTGACGGCCGGGGCCGACCCGGAGATCACGGCCGTCAACGCCGCGTTCGCGCTGGCGCTGGTCGAGCGACACGACATCGCCGGCCCCGACCACCGGATCTACGACCTCGCGCGGGCGGCCGGCAGCGACACCGACGCCGTCGACGTGGAGGCGTTCAAAGAGCGGTTCCTCGACCTCGGCCACGACCCCTCCGAGAGCGACTACCGGAAGGCGCTCGTCGCGGCGGCCCGCGCATACGCCGTTTAA
- a CDS encoding hemolysin family protein: MGLSSSAAVVDVLQIPMPGDGVVTALGVVAILLLVGLSAFFSSSEIAMFSLPQHRIDSLVDEGVTGAETIRDMKQNPHRLLVTILVGNNIVNVAMTSIATALFGIYLSRGQSVLATTFGITTLVLIFGESAPKSYAVENTESWALRIARPLKLSEYALYPLVVLFDYIVKGVNALIGGSAAIESTYVTRDEIQDIIETGEREGVIEEEEREMLDRIFRFNNTIAKEVMTPRLDVTAVAKEDSVEEAIETCIQADHERVPVYEGNLDNIIGVVTVRDLVRELRYSEGTPSLERVVKPTLHVPESKNADELLAEMQDNRLQMVTVIDEFGTTEGIITLEDMVEEIVGEILEGDEEAPVEFVEDNVAVVQGEVNIDEVNEILGIDLPEGEEFETLAGFVFNRAGRLVQEGEEIEFDGIRIRIERVDNTRIMSARVTVLDGAGAADDSTTPVEAADAVDENAVAEADGESAGGDAE; encoded by the coding sequence ATGGGCTTGTCGTCTAGCGCAGCGGTGGTCGACGTCCTCCAGATACCGATGCCGGGTGACGGCGTCGTGACCGCCCTCGGGGTCGTCGCGATCCTGCTTTTGGTCGGCCTCTCGGCGTTCTTCTCCTCGTCCGAGATCGCGATGTTCTCGCTGCCGCAACACCGCATCGACAGCCTCGTCGACGAGGGAGTGACGGGCGCGGAGACGATCCGCGACATGAAACAGAACCCTCACCGCCTGCTGGTGACGATCCTCGTCGGCAACAACATCGTCAACGTGGCGATGACCTCCATCGCGACCGCGCTGTTCGGGATCTACCTCTCGCGCGGGCAGTCCGTGCTGGCGACGACGTTCGGGATCACGACGCTCGTGTTGATCTTCGGCGAGAGCGCGCCGAAGTCGTACGCCGTCGAGAACACCGAGTCGTGGGCGCTCCGGATCGCCCGCCCGCTGAAGCTCTCCGAGTACGCGCTGTACCCGCTCGTCGTCCTCTTCGACTACATCGTCAAGGGGGTCAACGCCCTCATCGGCGGCTCCGCGGCCATCGAGTCGACGTACGTCACCCGCGACGAGATCCAGGACATCATCGAGACCGGCGAACGGGAGGGCGTCATCGAGGAGGAGGAACGGGAGATGCTCGACCGCATCTTCCGGTTCAACAACACCATCGCCAAGGAGGTGATGACGCCGCGGCTCGACGTCACCGCCGTCGCCAAGGAGGACTCCGTCGAGGAGGCGATCGAGACGTGTATCCAGGCCGACCACGAGCGCGTCCCCGTCTACGAGGGGAACCTCGACAACATCATCGGCGTGGTCACCGTCCGCGATCTGGTCCGCGAACTGCGCTACTCCGAGGGGACGCCCTCCCTGGAGCGCGTCGTCAAGCCCACGCTCCACGTCCCCGAGTCGAAGAACGCCGACGAGCTGCTCGCGGAGATGCAGGACAACCGCCTCCAGATGGTGACGGTCATCGACGAGTTCGGCACCACCGAGGGGATCATCACCCTCGAGGACATGGTCGAAGAGATCGTCGGCGAAATCTTAGAGGGCGACGAGGAGGCCCCCGTGGAGTTCGTCGAGGACAACGTCGCGGTCGTCCAGGGCGAGGTGAACATCGACGAGGTCAACGAGATCCTCGGGATCGACCTCCCGGAGGGCGAGGAGTTCGAGACGCTCGCCGGCTTCGTGTTCAACCGCGCCGGGCGGCTCGTTCAGGAGGGCGAGGAGATCGAGTTCGACGGCATCCGGATCCGCATCGAGCGCGTCGACAACACGCGGATCATGTCCGCCCGCGTGACCGTCCTCGACGGGGCGGGCGCGGCGGACGACTCGACCACTCCGGTCGAGGCGGCCGACGCCGTCGACGAGAACGCGGTCGCGGAGGCCGACGGCGAGTCCGCCGGCGGCGACGCGGAGTAG
- a CDS encoding glutathione S-transferase N-terminal domain-containing protein, which translates to MSEPQITLYRLQACPFCERVVRTLNELDLEYRSRYVEPMHSERDVVKRVSGARSVPAIVDRETGVTMSESANIVEYLNGTYGEGGA; encoded by the coding sequence ATGAGCGAGCCACAGATCACCCTGTACCGGCTCCAGGCGTGTCCGTTCTGCGAGCGCGTGGTCCGGACGCTGAACGAGCTGGACCTCGAGTACCGCTCCCGATACGTCGAGCCGATGCACTCCGAGCGCGACGTCGTCAAGCGCGTCTCCGGCGCGCGGAGCGTCCCCGCGATCGTCGACCGGGAGACCGGCGTCACGATGTCGGAGAGCGCGAACATCGTGGAGTACCTGAACGGGACGTACGGCGAGGGAGGTGCCTGA
- a CDS encoding redoxin domain-containing protein, with the protein MVDFDVVSLPETDHVAEGEVAPDFTRPLVNDEYWEDRALADAVDGPTLLLFHPMDGAFQGTYLYNTVDDHGWAADVDVLGVSISTPYAHKRLLADRGDGVRVFSDPGAGVIEEYGLAHDIDGMTGITESRPAVFLLDADRTVEYAWVADEHPAFPDAEAIDDAVADLVD; encoded by the coding sequence ATGGTCGACTTCGACGTCGTCTCCCTGCCGGAGACCGACCACGTCGCCGAGGGCGAGGTCGCGCCCGACTTCACCCGCCCGCTCGTGAACGACGAGTACTGGGAGGACCGCGCGCTCGCCGACGCCGTCGACGGGCCGACGCTCCTGCTCTTCCACCCGATGGACGGTGCCTTTCAGGGGACGTACCTCTACAACACCGTCGACGACCACGGCTGGGCCGCCGACGTGGACGTCCTCGGGGTCTCCATCTCGACGCCGTACGCTCACAAGCGCCTGCTCGCCGACCGCGGCGACGGCGTCCGGGTCTTTTCCGACCCGGGCGCGGGCGTCATCGAGGAGTACGGGCTCGCCCACGACATCGACGGCATGACCGGTATCACGGAGAGCCGGCCGGCCGTGTTCCTCCTCGACGCCGACCGCACCGTCGAGTACGCGTGGGTCGCGGACGAACACCCCGCGTTCCCCGACGCCGAGGCGATCGACGACGCGGTCGCCGACCTCGTCGACTGA
- a CDS encoding L-threonylcarbamoyladenylate synthase — translation MTADTSDDRPDRTEALRAAATAVERGDLVVYPTETVYGLGADALDAAAVERVFELKGRDRDDPLSLGVASVDDALRYTRPTELAVAFARAFLPGPVTVVVERDDRVPDALTAGRDRVGIRVPDHDIARALLAETGPLTATSANVSGTGSVTRLDGLDGRIREGAAAVIDGGETPGTESTVVDPEAGEIHRRGAMAGAIEAWLAEPPVDG, via the coding sequence GTGACCGCCGACACGAGCGACGACCGGCCGGATCGAACCGAGGCGCTGCGCGCGGCGGCGACCGCCGTCGAGCGCGGCGACCTCGTCGTGTACCCGACCGAGACGGTGTACGGGCTGGGCGCTGACGCGCTCGACGCCGCCGCCGTCGAACGCGTCTTCGAACTGAAGGGGCGGGACCGAGACGATCCCCTCTCGCTCGGCGTCGCGAGCGTGGACGACGCGCTCCGGTACACCCGACCGACCGAGTTGGCCGTCGCGTTCGCCCGGGCGTTCCTCCCCGGGCCGGTGACCGTCGTCGTCGAACGCGACGACCGGGTGCCGGACGCGCTCACCGCCGGCCGCGACCGCGTCGGGATCCGCGTGCCGGACCACGACATCGCGCGGGCGCTGCTCGCCGAGACCGGCCCGCTCACCGCGACGAGCGCCAACGTCTCCGGGACGGGCAGCGTCACGCGTCTCGACGGACTCGACGGCCGGATCCGAGAGGGGGCCGCCGCCGTGATCGACGGGGGCGAGACGCCCGGCACCGAGAGCACGGTCGTCGACCCCGAGGCCGGGGAGATCCACCGCCGCGGCGCGATGGCCGGTGCCATCGAGGCGTGGCTGGCGGAACCTCCGGTGGACGGGTGA
- a CDS encoding HAH_0734 family protein, which produces MKHLIVRGDPGIRRDAVIEHDGEELVCFGINVQGGWHGPDEPQLWCTVGTEAEREAYDKREYVPHWLDVETVDAEDLDVIKAKGELSV; this is translated from the coding sequence ATGAAACACCTCATCGTCCGCGGCGACCCGGGGATCCGGCGGGACGCGGTGATCGAACACGACGGCGAGGAGCTGGTGTGCTTCGGCATCAACGTTCAGGGCGGCTGGCACGGCCCGGACGAGCCGCAGCTCTGGTGTACGGTCGGCACCGAAGCGGAGCGGGAGGCCTACGACAAACGCGAGTATGTCCCGCACTGGCTCGACGTCGAGACCGTCGACGCCGAGGACCTCGACGTGATCAAAGCGAAGGGCGAACTCTCGGTCTGA
- a CDS encoding creatininase family protein: MPETDADLSGMTWEEADAAVDDADFAVLPTGSIEQHGPHLPVSTDTLRADHLTAELVDAADESDLDLLRLPPLPYGQSEHHMRFPGTVTLSTETYVDVVRDIGESVAAHGVDRLLLLNCHGGNREPLSVAADRLGRDTDLTVHFVHWTDFAREDLESAYGEGWGHAGDHETSFVELYRPDLVRTERKEPQEAAELPETRSYEYFDEVTELGGLGDPTNSDPDALEPIVAETTRAILDALVADLDAGW; the protein is encoded by the coding sequence ATGCCAGAGACGGACGCCGACCTGTCCGGCATGACGTGGGAGGAGGCGGACGCGGCGGTCGACGACGCCGACTTCGCGGTCCTCCCGACCGGAAGCATCGAGCAGCACGGCCCGCACCTCCCCGTGTCGACCGACACGCTCCGCGCGGACCACCTCACCGCCGAGCTGGTGGACGCCGCCGACGAGTCCGACCTCGACCTCCTGCGGCTCCCGCCGCTGCCGTACGGCCAGTCCGAACACCACATGCGGTTCCCGGGGACCGTCACGCTCTCGACGGAGACGTACGTCGACGTGGTCCGCGACATCGGCGAGTCGGTCGCGGCGCACGGCGTCGACCGACTGCTCCTTCTGAACTGCCACGGCGGGAACCGCGAGCCGCTGTCGGTCGCCGCCGACCGGCTCGGCCGCGACACCGACCTCACGGTCCACTTCGTCCACTGGACCGACTTCGCGCGGGAGGACCTGGAGTCGGCGTACGGCGAGGGGTGGGGCCACGCCGGCGACCACGAGACGAGCTTCGTCGAGCTGTACCGCCCGGACCTCGTTCGCACCGAGAGGAAAGAGCCGCAGGAGGCCGCGGAGTTGCCCGAGACCCGGAGCTACGAGTACTTCGACGAGGTGACCGAACTGGGCGGGCTCGGCGACCCGACGAACAGCGACCCCGACGCGCTCGAACCGATCGTGGCCGAGACGACCCGGGCGATCCTCGACGCGCTCGTCGCCGACCTCGACGCGGGTTGGTGA